The stretch of DNA ACAGAGGAACTGGGGGTCCATCTTAGCAAGAACTCTCACTTCTTGTCTTGAGGAAGAGTAATAAGTGGACTTTTATGATTTTTTCCCAGGACTGCTTAGCTTGGCTCAGTAGACTAGACAATAAGGCAATAATTCAAGCAAAGTAAGGAGTAAAGAGTAATGAATAACCTGGTATGTTCAGGACAGGACCCAAACCAGGAGCAGCCCCAGAGGGGACTCTGAGACGCTCTTTGACGGTGGCCacctccctgctccctgcccccAGCACCTTCCATCTCCCTGTGAAGCTGTGAGTCTggcagggaccatgtctgttTTACTGACCACCTTCTCCCCAGTGCTTAGCCTGGTAACTGTGCCTAGCACATCACAGGGGCCTCACACATTTATTGgatgattgaataaattaatgaaccaGGTTGATCAGTCTGACTGGCAGGATCTACCTACCTCTCTGGATAAGTCAACCCCCTTCTTTGACCTCtgttccccatctgtaaagtgggagaaGATATAGAAAGAAACGCTCTCCACAGACCCTGCAGCTCATGATTCCAGGATCGCAGGGTTCTCAGGAAACAGCCAGGATGCCTCTCAAGAAGCCAAATGGAAGGGGAAATCAAATGTATTGGGCACCTCATGTTCAGGCGCTTAATGAGACTAATTCACATGGTTCCCAGGTCTCCAAATTGTGGGATTTTATGGATCCATAACTTTAATAAAATTTGGGATTGAAATAGGctacctattttttattttggcaaataaagtcattttaaaaacctCCCATTAACTATCACCactatttcttaaaagaagtggtgtgctggttttttttttgttttttttgtttttgcactaAGCAAGTAGGAAATAcacaatctcaaaataaaagagcaGTCTCACTTCCCCactggaaaaaaaagacaattggCAATcttacatgctttttttttttttttttttttttttgagacggagtctcgctctgtcgcgcaggctggagtgcagtggccggatctcagctcactgcaagctccacttcccgagtttaggccattctcctgcctcagtctcccaagtagctgggactacaggcgcccgccacctcactcggctagttttttgtatttttttagtagagacggggtttcactgggttagccaggatggtctcgatctcctgacctcgtgatctgcccgtctcggcctcccaaagtgctgggattacaggcttgagccaccgcgcctggccaaaaatgcatttcttgtctctgtagcccaggctggagtgcagtggcacgatcatagcccacagcagccttgaactcctggcctcaaatggtcCCCCCACCTTATCCTCCCTGGGATGTAAGGGAGGGTAAGTAGCTGGGATGTAAGTAGGTAGGATGACAGGCAcaagacactgtgcccagctccagaTATACATTTTGAGATCGACCCGTGTATGGGGTCCAGTATTTGAGACCTACTAGCATGGATTACTTTttgccaccccaccccacttACATACCTGTGAAGTGAGACTTAATccacccactttacagatgaggaaacagatttaGGGAGAGTGGTATTGCAAGGTCACAGAGACAGTTTTAGACTCAGTTTGTCTGGGTTCAAACCCACATCATCTTGATAAATCCTAAGCCAAGGCTATTTTCCAACAGGGAAAGAAATGACCCACACGGGCTCCCTTGGGGTGCCCCTGGGGGGTTCTGTGACCTAACCCTGTGCCTGGTCTTTGATGCTTTTTCCTTAACACATCTTTATGGTGTGCCTTTGttctttaacacatttttatggtGTGCCTACTTCACACCAGGcgctgggctgggggcaggggagagtGTAGGGAGGAAAACCAAAAATATCCCAGCCCCTTTCTCTCCTGTCCCCTAGTACTCACTCTGGGTCCCGTTCCCCAGGCCTCCCTCCTTGCCCTGGCAGCCAACGAATCCCCATCGCAGGCGTGGGCTGCTACCAGTTTAGGGGCTTCCCTCTCCCAGGGGTGTTGGCAGTTTCCTAGGAGACTCTGGGAACCTTCAACGCCTCCAAGACCCAAAGGACTGAAAGCGTAATGGTGCAACTTCAGGCACTGTGATAGGTTCTAGGGGAGGTAATTGGGAGTAAGAGATCCAGTTCAAATCCTATCAAATAATACCCCCTCCAGCCCCTCCCCCCACTCCCATAGGCTTTGTGGGGCCTCACAGCCCCTCAGCTCAGGCTGGAAGAAGGGAGTCCCCTACATCAGGGGGTCCTACTGTGGAGGGGTGCTTGCTGCTCCGGCTGGGGGACCCCAGGGATCGTGGCCACCCTTCCCCCCAACTGCCAGAACCAGGAGCACCCTTTTCTGGTTCCGCCCCGCCCCGTCCCGCACGCCCGCGCGGGAGCGCGCCTCCGCCGGGCCGCGCCGGTGCACGAGAGCGCGCGCCTCGGCGCGGGAGCGCGCTCCGGGGAGAACCCGAGCAAGATGGAGGCCGCGCAGAGGCCGCCGCCTGGGCCGAGGCAGCCGCTGCTGGGAGCGCCAAGCCACGGCGCCTAGGCCGTGCCAGTCCCGGATCCGCTGCCCCCGACcgtgcccaggttggtctccccGCACCCTTTCCCTGCGGCCGCAGCCTCGCGCGCGTCCGGCCTGGGCGCGGGGCAGCCGCCCCCCCCACCCCGGCCCTACTCGGGCCCGGCCGCTCCCCAGCCCCCCGGGGACAGCCCCTGCCCACCGCCTGCTCCTCGCGGGCCCCGCTGCCCACCAGCCCCGGTCTTTCGTTCCTTTGGCCTGGAAACCCCCTCTCCCCAAACCTGGCCCGCCAATCCTAGGCTCCCTCCAGCCTACCTCCAGCCCTGGCTTCTGAGGACAGCCCCCCCTCCTCGCCCAGTGTCCAGCAGTCCCAGCCCCCGACCCCCCTCTAGCTGTATCCTAATTCTGCCACTTTGCCCTCTTAGACCCTCATACCAGCCCCCATTCCCCGTCCCAGCCCCCATATAACCTTCCCAACCACCCAGTCCCAGCCTCTTAAATTCCTTCTTCCCCCATCCTAGAAGCGCCCACCACCGCCTCATAGTCCCTTCCTAGACACCCAATACCAGACTTCCTTCTACCCCTTAATACCAGTCCCCAAATTCCCTTCCGAGCTCCCTAAATTCAGCCCCTCTGCTAGTCCTCCAATACCAGTCTCCAGCCTCCATTCCACCTCCCCCTGTCCCCTCCTACTCCCCTAATACCAGCTCCCAAACCCCCTCCCCAACTCCCCCATGGCCACTTTCAagcacctccccccaccccttccAGGTCTCATATCCCCATCCCAGGCTCCCCCCAACTTTCTCATGGCCCCTTCCTAGGCCCCCCAATAGGAGACCTTTGCCAGTCCCCCTAGACACCGCCTCAACACTCTCATgaccccttcctctctccccttaTCAGCTCCCAGACGCCCCCAGCTCTGCCCCAGGCCCCGCCCTCGCGGGTTCCTTGACTCAGGGCCGCTTCTCGCGTGCGTCCCCAGCTCCCGCCCGATAGCCCGGCGCTCCGTCCCGGGCCGGCGGCCCCCgccagccgccgccgccgccggcccCGCCTCCGGGCACCATGCTGCCCTCGCAGGAGGCCTCCAAGCTCTACCACGAGCACTACATGCGGAACTCGCGGGCCATCGGCGTGCTGTGGGCCATCTTCACCATCTGCTTCGCCATCATCAACGTGGTGGTCTTCATCCAGCCCTACTGGGTGGGCGACAGCGTGAGCACCCCCAAGCCTGGCTACTTCGGCCTCTTCCACTACTGCGTGGGCAGCGGGCTGGCGGGCCGCGAGCTCACCTGCCGGGGCTCCTTCACCGACTTCAGCACCATCCCGTCCAGCGCCTTCAAGGCGGCCGCCTTCTTCGTGCTGCTCTCCATGGTGCTGATCCTCGGCTGCATCACCTGCTTTGCGCTTTTCTTCTTCTGCAACACAGCTACGGTCTACAAGATCTGCGCCTGGATGCAGCTCTTGGCAGGTAGGGGAGGGGGTAGGCGGAACCCCCAGAACAAGCGCCGGGGACGGGTCTCCTTCATGCCAGGTCCCCTTCCTGAAGGAGTCAGGTAGATTTTGCTTCTCTGTGTTAAGACACTCACCTCCTTGGCTGACGGACCCTCAGTGGGTACTGGGGAGGGGGTGTGCTGGATAAAGACACCTTAGGGCAGAGGACAGAGCCTTGGGACTAGGCAGGTGGGTCTGTATGCTTGGATATGGGTAGACTGCATTTATTGCTGGGCTAGCATTAAGTTAGTGTCTCCAAGGGTCTCTGTTGGCTGTCTTGGGGAAATATTTATCTGAATGAGGGGTTACTGTAGGTATGATTGATTTCTGTTATGTTGAAAAAAAGCATAAAAGGTGAGTCAAGAGATCTAGCTTGGACTTTTAACTTGCTGACACTATCAACTTGGGTGTTTCACTTTacttctctgaggctctgtttcctcatctgtaaaacagtggAGAAGGTGCCAAAAGGACAAATGAAAGAGTGTTTTGTAACCTTTAAAATGCTGTGATAAGGGCGAGAGGCTGTCTATTGTGCTTATCCAATGTTTTGAGATGTGAGTGGTCAAAATCATTGGGTGACATGGGTCTCTGGAGGGCAGGTCTCCATCCCCACCTCCCGCCCCTGCACCGTGCAGGAAAGTTCTGGTGCCATGCCCAATGGGAGTGAGTCCCTGGGACCCTCTGAAATGTTTGACCAAGACAGTCATCTTACGCTAAGAACCAGAGAAGGGCCTTTTGGGAATGAGAAATGCTGAGACAATTTTCCAGGACCCATTAGAGTCCCCCACTTCCACCCACCTTTCGATCAGAGATAGATTTTGAAGACTCAGCAACTTGGACTTTTGCCTAATTGCTGGCAGGGAAGAGAGTTGGGCTGAGGAAAGTGGGGCCAGGGtatgggaggggtgggggaggagagcTGGTGAAGGGAAAAGTTTGCAGTCTTGCAGGgatgagaaagagaagggggaaatgtGATTGTCATGCTGCAgagatggttttttaaaataagcacctCAGGACATTCAACAAGTGACTGCCATTCCAAAAGAGACCCCCTGGAGGAGGCATTATATCACTTTCTGATGATTCCATTGCTCAGAGCATTGCAGGGAATTAACTTTGAAGCATGGGGTGTAATCACTTGAATATCGTCATTGAGGAGAAACCTCTATCTTTTAAATGAGAACTGTAACTTTTGGAAATGGCTGGAAGTCACTCCAGGTCAAGTATAGAGAATACAATCGGTCATCAAATTGATAATTGTCACTTGAAATGATAGCCAAGGTGTGAGGACAAAGTCATGAGGCTGGTCTGTTTCCACAAGAGGACTTTCACAAATGCAGGgaggaattactgcctcattggAAGAATTGCCCAAACTCCCAGAAGGACTACTTTGAAGAAGGCAGATGTGGACATCCTAATGGGCTTGTTTCAAATTCATCTCACTCAACTCAATTTAGATGTGGATCTTTGAAGAGGATGAGAAAGGTGAACTATAGGATGTGGGGGATATGGCTCCATACTTCTCTGTGTTACCCATGGAGGTGATATTATGTATTTCCATTCTATTTCTCCTGCAAAGGCAAGCTGAAACCCTCAATTCATCAACCTTAATTTGGAGTCTGCAGATGAGTTGCTGACTTCTTGGTGTTCAAATTCTCTGTAATCTGTGTGGGTTTAATCTTGGGGATTTGATGAATTGTCCAACAACCCCCATATAATAATAGAATTTCAGGTGCCTTAGAGATCAGCTCCTTCAAATcccaccttcccctccccctgTTTTAGAGAGAGGAAACTGAGTATAGAGACGGGAAGGGCTTACTTGAGGTCACACGCTGATAAGGGAGGAAGCTAGTTCTACAGCCAGGGGTTCTTGACTTCTGGCCCAGGGCACTTTTCCTTGCATTACTGCCCCACCCATGTGGGCGGAGGGGGCAGTTGGCAGAGTTGGGCAGTGTATTCCACTTTGTTCAGAGATTTCTGAGTTCTCTGGGTGAGTGACTGATTCACTTTGCTTAATAAAGTGACACCAGGCCAGAGGCCAGAGCACTGGACTACAAGTCTTGGGGTGGGGGTTCTTGACTGACTTGGGTCTGTGACTCACCATGCATTGTTAAGTAAGCCTTTTAGTTTAAATCTCAATTTCCCATTTGTACAATAGGGGACTGGGAGCCGGTAGATAAGGTGATTTAAAGTatctcttggccaggcatggtggctcacacctataatcccagcactttgggaggttgaggtgggaagattgcttgaggccaggagttggagactagcgtggccaacatagcgagaccctgtctctgcaaaaaataacataaaataagtaaaaaataaagtatctctTTCAGCCCTGTGGGGATCCTGGGACAACTCTTTCATCAAGATCATTCCATTCAGAAAGTCATAAATCAGTCATCCTCAGAGGAACTGTGGAGAATCAAAGGGCTATGTTTGTGTCACATAAGAATTAAAGTGCTTATCATATGATTTTGTacctgttaacttttttttttttttaattttgagacggagtttcactcttgttgcccaggctggagtgcaatggcaccatcttggctcactgcaacctccaccttccaggttcaagtgattctcctaactcagcctcccgagtagctgggattacaggcgtctgccacaacgcctggctaattatttgtatttttagtagagatggggtttcaccatgttggccaggctggtctcaaactcctgacctcaggtgatacacacgcctcagcctcccaaagtactgggattacaggtgtgagccaccgcgcctggcctgttcctGTTAACTTTTATTCAAGTATTTTAGGGTCTTCTGAGTGCAGAGCATGGGGGCATtgggaaaatacaaaaagatatgCATTCTTCTATTTGTTCTTCACCTGCTCTGTAACCATCCCTATGCTTAGTCCTGTAATACTGATATGCGTAAGATGTCATCCCTGTCTCCAAGGATCTTAGGTCTATAAAATGCAATT from Piliocolobus tephrosceles isolate RC106 chromosome 2, ASM277652v3, whole genome shotgun sequence encodes:
- the LHFPL4 gene encoding LHFPL tetraspan subfamily member 4 protein, coding for MLPSQEASKLYHEHYMRNSRAIGVLWAIFTICFAIINVVVFIQPYWVGDSVSTPKPGYFGLFHYCVGSGLAGRELTCRGSFTDFSTIPSSAFKAAAFFVLLSMVLILGCITCFALFFFCNTATVYKICAWMQLLAALCLVLGCMIFPDGWDAETIRDMCGTKTGKYSLGDCSVRWAYILAIIGILNALILSFLAFVLGNRQTDLLQEELKPENKDFVGSTVSSVLRPGGDVSGWGVLPCPVAHSQGP